One stretch of Rhizoctonia solani chromosome 8, complete sequence DNA includes these proteins:
- a CDS encoding C2H2 zinc finger: MEQKCILVLKRAPDGSMHVYSQHQSHTPYVPVPMNIPSNPSYVQSLTSYGAKHNADGHYPILSMPMSHSYTTSSVMAHAPVGFSSSLPTSISAPIPIRRHTLPHIAYPDYGREEPYEQTSPQSYDGSIQSPVSVQSPNERSFSDTEYEVTASYAAPVMSTPFRGATAVINPGTPYTVHRSRAHTQEGSDGSNSGWRTVAANLIDWNGRAHGGHSRDSSSGSTVSNATAVGEQLSSSLPYPMTGSHSDFPMTPRTVNPGSYHDHDYYEPPHVRSFNPASPPSAYYEASQSPNYVLSPSYPSSQYQGSFGSPQSISPVALIGSQHPLVPKTETFEPDLASAYSSNLWQQPRGTLDSLQEDDDKDSSVDDDAKSPSPDSSLPNTPAAVELALPPVVPSQPFTSDAARVTSTSPPPPVDFDIQITSTGNIRMPRSCRNTVPVPIPNLTKKSRGRRVPTKLVTVPSTGVGKSARTFTCTVDGCGKCFNRGEHLKRHIRSIHTDEKPHVCPVQKCGKTFSRHDNLCQHMRVHGKFSAPADGGLSDF; this comes from the exons ATGGAACAAAAATGTATCCTCGTCCTAAAGCGTGCCCCCGATGGCTCGATGCACGTCTACTCCCAGCATCAGTCACACACACCCTACGTCCCTGTTCCAATGAACATTCCCTCGAACCCTTCGTATGTACAAAGCCTCACATCTTATGGAGCGAAGCACAACGCCGACGGCCATTACCCGATCTTGTCTATGCCTATGAGTCATTCTTACACCACCTCTTCAGTCATGGCCCACGCTCCGGTTGGGTTCAGCTCATCACTCCCGACATCGATATCGGCACCGATTCCCATTCGGCGTCACACCCTCCCTCACATTGCTTATCCTGATTATGGACGCGAAGAGCCCTACGAGCAAACCAGTCCTCAGTCCTACGACGGCTCAATTCAATCCCCAGTCTCGGTCCAATCGCCGAATGAGCGCTCGTTTTCGGATACCGAGTACGAGGTAACGGCGTCATATGCGGCCCCAGTCATGTCGACTCCTTTCCGTGGCGCGACTGCTGTTATCAACCCGGGCACTCCTTATACTGTGCACCGGTCTCGCGCCCACACTCAGGAAGGCTCGGACGGTAGCAACTCGGGTTGGCGCACTGTTGCTGCAAATCTCATTGATTGGAATGGCAGAGCACACGGTGGTCACTCTCGCGACAGTTCTTCAGGATCTACCGTATCCAACGCGACCGCCGTTGGCGAGCAACTCTCGAGCTCGTTGCCTTACCCTATGACTGGGTCCCACTCGGACTTTCCCATGACCCCGAGGACGGTCAACCCAGG GTCGTATCACGATCATGACTATTACGAGCCCCCACACGTACGCTCCTTCAACCCAGCCTCACCCCCTTCGGCCTACTACGAGGCTTCACAGTCGCCCAATTACGTACTTTCCCCGTCTTACCCCTCGTCCCAATACCAAGGCAGCTTTGGGTCGCCCCAATCCATTAGCCCAGTCGCGCTCATTGGCTCTCAACACCCGCTTGTCCCAAAGACCGAGACTTTTGAACCTGACCTGGCCTCGGCTTACTCGAGCAATCTCTGGCAGCAACCGCGCGGCACTCTGGATAGCCTGCAGGAGGATGACGATAAAGATTCGAGCGTAGATGAC GATGCCAAGTCACCATCTCCAGATAGCTCCTTGCCGAATACTCCGGCTGCTGTCGAGTTGGCTCTTCCTCCTGTTGTTCCTTCTCAGCCGTTTACTAGTGATGCGGCTCGCGTCACGTCGACCAGCCCACCACCACCTGTCGACTTTGATATCCAGATCACGAGCACCGGCAATATCCGAATGCCCAGGTCGTGTCGGAACACCGTGCCCGTTCCCATTCCAAACTTGACCAAGAAGAGTCGAGGACGCCGAGTTCCCACCAAGCTTGTTACGGTTCCCTCGACTGGGGTCGGCAAGAGTGCTCGGACGTTTACTTGCACCGTGGATGGATGTGGAAAGTGTTTTAATCGTGGCGAGCATCTGAAGCGCCACATCCGCAGCATCCACACGGATGAGAAGC CCCATGTTTGTCCCGTACAGAAATGTGGCAAGACTTTCAGCCGTCATGATAACCTCTGCCAACACATGCGGGTTCACGGGAAATTCTCCGCACCAGCTGATGGTGGCTTGAGCGACTTTTAA
- a CDS encoding something about silencing, SAS, complex subunit 4: MNGYSPYPTNTHQAIYAGSNGHLPVAGPANDVQHLRPSRGEGLDYHHDSDHSFSPQSAPPNYLQYTPETASASQNIEISAAPPPSPSYKALGKRRASAVDPPAITIDYQHGTPDSSFANGGRASATPPYVESTAPRNNRQKGRPKASSRTVPRAPKEPALRRVMPSRQRRGATAHGVGSNPIDTMIIEARQRAAEYVPIVDPDAVFLITTDPKGPPIAGPSNAGSGGATTGNEDERYFEREEVAENIRQQAIIQTPEFCLLSEVYQPSSRLRTRTEADVFDSSDAAYERLHRRPEMLEKRQRRREKDKLEHERYKLKERVEQLRAMDLQHFRGLLSSSHSAPGTESNHELESIRSELLAHADDLIRRYDILLPPDPRAANGQRLRLKEWEVRREGNRFIPLTDEAASELAAAGLLDEQSAAEAAAAGLLITAAGPGLPLGGKGGKGYGVGFQANLLPSDTDGEEDVEGEGEGECEGHVDVTEHDDELEVNESPSPTHKGEEEPRAENDIQPSISPVQEPPRPSSGMLKIRLKVPRPSITPKSSDLSQDTTRAPSESEAPVPQEECPPNIQEAPTIEVPQSPGSLPDDVPHSVNSPIAQLETRDIPQPTEDYPTPTPSVTSLSGAIPGPNASVWTELPYHDVPYEHQPRGVPRASPVPPVHSTRRASSVHTMVAPRVRTPVASTPAPVGIPVLLAAAEREANQAAGRRGRNLRTAEAFGVKLPRALEEEKEFTIPGEWIAQHLMEMEIVD, from the exons ATGAACGGCTATTCACCCTACCCTACCAACACCCACCAAGCTATTTATGCCGGTTCCAATGGTCACCTACCGGTAGCAGGGCCCGCTAACGATGTCCAACACCTCCGGCCGAGCCGAGGAGAGGGCTTGGATTACCACCATGATAGTGACCATTCATTTTCGCCCCAATCAGCACCACCCAACTACCTACAGTACACTCCTGAAACTGCATCTGCTTCTCAAAATATCGAGATTTCAGCTGCACCCCCTCCCTCTCCATCTTACAAAGCGCTTGGTAAACGACGGGCGTCTGCTGTCGATCCCCCTGCCATCACAATTGACTACCAACATGGCACTCCTGACTCTTCGTTTGCCAATGGGGGTCGGGCCAGTGCTACCCCACCTTATGTTGAGTCGACAGCACCTCGTAATAACAGACAAAAGGGTCGTCCAAAGGCGAGCTCGAGGACTGTACCACGAGCGCCTAAGGAGCCAGCATTGCGCCGCGTCATGCCTTCACGCCAGCGACGAGGTGCAACAGCGCATGGCGTTGGAAGCAACCCGATCGATACCATGATTATTGAGGCACGCCAGCGCGCAG CTGAATATGTGCCCATAGTGGACCCGGATGCCGTATTTCTCATAACAACGGATCCCAAAGGGCCACCCATCGCCGGCCCTTCAAACGCTGGATCTGGGGGCGCCACCACAGGAAACGAGGATGAACGGTACTTCGAGCGAGAAGAAGTGGCCGAAAATATACGCCAGCaggccatcatccaaacacCAGAGTTTTGTTTACTTTCTGAAGTCTATCAGCCGTCGTCTCGTCTTAGGACCCGGACCGAAGCG GACGTCTTTGACTCATCAGATGCGGCGTATGAGCGGCTCCACCGTAGACCCGAGATGCTCGAAAAACGACAACGGAGACGTGAAAAGGACAAGCTGGAACATGAGCGGTACAAACTCAAAGAGCGAGTTGAGCAGCTCCGTGCTATGGATCTCCAGCATTTCCGCGGGCTACTTTCATCTTCACATTCTGCCCCAGGCACAGAATCTAACCACGAGCTGGAATCAATACGCAGCGAGCTTCTTGCGCATGCAGACGATCTCATTCGACGTTATGATATACTCTTGCCGCCTGATCCCCGCGCGGCGAATGGACAGCGATTACGTCTGAAAGAATGGGAAGTCCGCCGAGAAGGGAATCGGTTTATACCCCTCACAGATGAAGCGGCTAGCGAACTTGCCGCAGCTGGTTTGTTGGATGAGCAATCCGCCGCCGAGGCTGCCGCCGCAGGGTTGCTGATCACCGCCGCAGGTCCTGGTTTACCGCTGGGGGGGAAGGGAGGAAAAGGCTATGGTGTTGGGTTCCAGGCCAATTTATTGCCAAGCGATACCGACGGCGAAGAGGATGTTGAAGGCGAAGGTGAAGGTGAATGTGAAGGTCATGTTGATGTGACGGAGCACGATGACGAGCTGGAGGTTAACGAATCCCCGTCGCCAACACACAAGGGTGAGGAAGAGCCCAGGGCTGAAAATGACATCCAGCCTTCGATCTCTCCCGTCCAAGAGCCTCCTCGGCCTTCTTCAGGCATGTTGAAGATCAGGCTCAAAGTTCCAAGGCCCTCTATTACCCCTAAGAGCTCAGATCTATCTCAAGACACAACCCGGGCGCCTTCAGAATCAGAGGCGCCAGTTCCCCAAGAAGAATGCCCGCCTAACATTCAGGAAGCTCCCACTATTGAAGTCCCGCAGTCACCTGGATCCCTTCCTGACGATGTGCCGCATAGCGTGAACTCTCCAATCGCTCAATTGGAAACTCGCGACATACCTCAGCCTACCGAGGATTATCCTACACCGACCCCATCGGTTACCTCGCTAAGTGGTGCAATTCCAGGACCGAATGCGAGTGTGTGGACCGAGTTACCCTACCATGACGTCCCTTATGAACACCAGCCTCGCGGAGTGCCCCGAGCGTCACCTGTTCCGCCAGTACATTCAACTCGTCGAGCATCTTCAGTGCACACCATGGTTGCGCCTAGAGTCAGAACTCCAGTAGCTTCTACTCCAGCACCTGTTGGGATACCCGTCCTTTTGGCTGCCGCTGAGCGGGAAGCCAACCAAGCCGCCGGACGCCGTGGACGCAATCTGCGGACGGCCGAGGCGTTTGGGGTAAAACTCCCACGAGCTttggaggaagaaaaggagttTACTATACCTGGCGAGTGGATCGCACAGCACTTGATGGAAATGGAGATAGTTGATTAG
- a CDS encoding alpha-ketoglutarate dependent xanthine dioxygenase, translating to MAIEVLPLPLPPSADASKFKEFGREVKGVDVGNLTPEQFKEIEELLYKVGGLGYNALLFRNTSLSPEQQYRLTKAFDPTSESYGHGNNKTGNTKKSVLHPDLKTIPRVPQVQLIGNGTVYDHEGLAEAKLKHPHHRTFHKTAIPDEEDLKYTRFYRWHIDAALYDLSPPKVTTLYAINVPAGEHQTCRYDDGTGDELSVPLGTTAFVSGATMFDILPSHLKSLAVRSKVRYAPHPYVWMAPAHAMPTGLGIESEGLELPLNELPPWEKEKIKVFPVLWKNPVTGGLHFQVHPCGVAALIVDPLPEGAAREGALYPDGAELTDLRQVRELLYSMQRPAIAPSLVYPHDWSEKDLVIFHNRGVLHSVVGAFAPDQVRAFHQCNLAASEDPIGPSAEDVKKSKNFLQGNAVRFARFIHSTSNVPNQSDKPRRAPRALDLDGISLDRITSPGGRSKNFNPTFKDMGRTGDHVDQLLSTRLHRRLPESQRQPHVQMSELRPIRLKQKERSSSPRSPTNRPGPFRGNRARVPQKTNRLLRPKGSTARMDQTQPTEPEVPLTPAELPPRRYSLTSLTVLTTRPPSLSTKGGTHSDPVQRIREAIGGDYSQWMPKEDVGAAGKADATTIERARLALAFNPTVQPGDRKKLIDTAQMLLSKGRPSNSVTPA from the exons ATGGCTATTGAAGTTCTTCCCTTGCCTTTGCCTCCCTCTGCAGATGCCtcaaaattcaaggaattTGGCCGTGAGGTGAAAGGTGTTGATGTAGGAAATCTTACGCCTGAACAATTCAAAGAGATCGAAGAATTGCTCTACAAGGTTGGTGGCCTGGGG TACAACGCTCTCCTGTTTCGCAACACTAGCCTCTCCCCCGAACAGCAATACCGACTAACTAAG GCGTTTGATCCTACCTCGGAAAGCTACGGCCATGGGAACAACAAGACGGGCAATACGAAAAAGTCTGTGTTACATCCGGATCTTAAGACCATCCCTCGTGTCCCTCAGGTGCAGCTTATCGGAAATGGAACCGTGTATGATCATGAGGGACTCGCCGAG GCGAAATTGAAGCATCCTCACCACCGTACCTTCCACAAAACCGCTATCCCGGACGAAGAAGATCTCAAATACACACGTTTCTACCGGTGGCACATTGATGCAGCTCTCTACGACCTTTCCCC ACCAAAGGTCACTACGCTGTATGCCATCAACGTTCCAGCTGGTGAACACCAAACGTGTCGCTACGATGATGGCACTGGTGACGAGCTTTCTGTACCATTGGGGACCACCGCTTTTGTTTCGGGGGCTACAATGTTTGACATCTTGCCTTCTCATCTCAAATCACTTGCTGTTCGCTCAAAAGTGAGGTACGCTCCCCATCCTTATGTGTGGATGGCGCCTGCGCACGCGATGCCCACTGGACTCGGAATTGAGAGCGAAGGATTGGAGCTACCGTTGAATGAACTGCCTCCTtgggagaaggagaagatcAAGGTTTTCCCAGTG CTCTGGAAGAATCCTGTCACTGGAGGGCTTCACTTCCAGGTCCACCCCTGCGGTGTAGCCGCCCTTATCGTGGATCCACTCCCGGAAGGAGCCGCTCGTGAAGGAGCACTCTATCCCGATGGTGCGGAACTTACCGACCTGAGGCAGGTTCGGGAGTTACTCTATAGTATGCAACGGCCTGCGATCGCTCCTTCGCTCGTGTATCCCCATGATTGGAGCGAGAAAGATTTGGTTATTTTCCACAATCGTGGAGTTCTACACTCAGTAGTCGGAGCATTTGCACCTGATCAAGTTCGAGCATTCCATCAG TGCAATCTGGCTGCATCTGAGGACCCTATCGGCCCCAGCGCCGAAGACGTGAAGAA ATCAAAAAATTTTCTTCAAGGAAATGCTGTGAGGTTTGCCCGGTTCATCCACTCGACCTCGAATGTGCCAAATCAATCGGACAAGCCTCGCCGAGCACCTCGCGCATTGGACCTTGACGGTATTTCGCTGGACCGAATCACAAGTCCAG GAGGCAGAAGCAAAAATTTTAATCCTACGTTCAAGGACATGGGAAGAACAGGAGATCATGTCGATCAGCTCTTGTCCACTCGTCTGCACCGACGCCTCCCCGAATCACAGCGCCAGCCTCATGTCCAGATGAGCGAACTCCGTCCAATTCGTCTTAAACAAAAGGAAAGGAGTTCAAGTCCTCGATCACCGACCAACAGACCAGGTCCCTTCCGCGGGAACAGAGCTAGGGTACCTCAAAAGACGAATCGTTTACTTCGCCCCAAAGGCTCGACCGCTAGAATGGATCAAACCCAGCCTACGGAGCCCGAGGTGCCCTTAACTCCTGCAGAACTTCCGCCCAGGAGATATAGCCTTACCAGTCTAACCGTACTTACAACTCGGCCTCCATCCCTATCAACAAAGGGTGGAACTCACTCTGACCCCGTCCAACGTATACGCGAGGCCATCGGCGGGGACTATTCTCAATGGATGCCAAAAGAAGATGTCGGTGCAGCTGGGAAAGCAGATGCTACAACTATCGAGCGCGCACGTCTGGCTCTGGCATTCAACCCGACAGTTCAGCCGGGGGACAGAAAGAAGTTGATCGATACTGCCCAAATGCTGCTAAGCAAGGGACGCCCGTCTAACTCTGTGACACCTGCTTAG